Part of the Candidatus Epulonipiscium sp. genome is shown below.
GTAGAGTTTCCTGTAATGGATACGTCTACCTTTTCATGATGCATTATAGCTACCCCTTCTCTTACATCATCTGAACCGTAGCATTTTACCTTTGAACGTTCTCCCTTTGAATATGGAGTTTCACTTACTATGCTAAGTTTTCCCGTATAATAATCAAAGGTTGTTTCAATATATGTAAATCCGTTAATTCTTGATATAATCTGAGCTGCATCTTTTCCAAGACCGTTTAAGATAACTCTTAAGGGTTCTTTCCTAACTTTGTTTGCTGATTTTGCTATACCAATAGCTCCTTCAGCCGCAGCAAAGGATTCGTGACCTGCAAGAAAAGCAAAACATTTTGTTTCTTCTTTAAGAAGCATCGCCCCGAGATTTCCATGGCCTATTCCTACTTTTCTATCATCGGCAACAGATCCTGGGATACAAAAAGCTTGAAGACCTTCTCCTAAAACTTTAGCTGCATCGGATGCGTTGGTGCATCCTTTTTTAATAGCTATGGCAGCTCCTACTATGTATGCCCAACATGCATTTTCAAAGCAGATAGGCTGAATTTCTTTTACAATGTTATAAACATCTATTCCTTTTTCATCACAAATTTTTTTAGCATCTTCTATAGAAGTGATGCCATATGTATTTAAAACAGAATTAATCTGATTTATTCTTCTTTCATATCCTTCAAATAACGGCATTCTTTTATCCTCCTAATCTATTATTCTTCTCTTGGGTCTATTAGTTTTACAGCTTC
Proteins encoded:
- a CDS encoding GGGtGRT protein — translated: MPLFEGYERRINQINSVLNTYGITSIEDAKKICDEKGIDVYNIVKEIQPICFENACWAYIVGAAIAIKKGCTNASDAAKVLGEGLQAFCIPGSVADDRKVGIGHGNLGAMLLKEETKCFAFLAGHESFAAAEGAIGIAKSANKVRKEPLRVILNGLGKDAAQIISRINGFTYIETTFDYYTGKLSIVSETPYSKGERSKVKCYGSDDVREGVAIMHHEKVDVSITGNSTNPTRFQHPVAGTYKKECTEQNKRYFSVASGGGTGRTLHPDNMAAGPASYGMTDTMGRMHSDAQFAGSSSVPAHVEMMGLIGMGNNPMVGATVAVAVAIEEAENK